From Camelina sativa cultivar DH55 chromosome 7, Cs, whole genome shotgun sequence, one genomic window encodes:
- the LOC104704374 gene encoding uncharacterized protein LOC104704374: MATTPEASNTSDSITINPNNPMLLSLNMSNITKLTPTTYIIWKLQVHALVDGYGLADYLDGSTEIPAATVTLGDVVSNPALLHWRCQDKLLYSALLGSVTPPVHPMEHDDQIEQIIDGLPDEYRPIVDQVAARDTSPTFAYVHECLLNHEAKLLSKATPLALPLTANVATNHPRQQSRNGHYNNSNKKSFSNHSSGSNYGGVSRNHFHQPLPAHESRGYKGRGATHHMTSDLANLSVHEPYIGGEDVIVANGSSLSISHTGSKLLPSRLRDLRLNKILCVPDIHKNLISVYRLCNANSVSVTFYPAFFHVKDLSTGVLLLQDRTKDELYEWPISPHQVTTLSTSTSSKASLPVWHSRLGHPSSSVLNTMLSTFAISVLESAYHCLHVPTGRIYTSRHVQFDETWFPFANGSLPSLVPATTPSPPHLSSVVTPVPFVSSLSSPSSKTPGSVLHPAPPQPSSHTTPLPSQGYHQRHGINYADTFSPVIKTTTIRLVLDVAVAQSWPLKQLDVNNAFLQGELTEEVYMEQPQGFVDPNRPDYVCRLRKPIYGLKQAPLAWYLSLQQHLLQTGFRNSLAETSLFIKKSGSVYVYVLVYVDDILVTGNSSAHIAQTLDSFAARFSIKDPTDLSYFLGVEATRTKIWSPLNAT, translated from the exons ATGGCCACCACGCCTGAAGCCTCTAACACGTCTGACTCCATCACCATCAACCCAAACAACCCGATGCTTCTTAGCCTGAATATGTCCAATATCACAAAGCTAACTCCCACCACCTACATAATCTGGAAGCTGCAAGTTCATGCTCTTGTCGATGGATATGGTCTTGCTGACTATCTCGATGGATCCACTGAGATCCCGGCGGCTACGGTAACACTCggtgatgttgtctccaatCCTGCTCTACTACATTGGCGATGTCAAGACAAGCTGCTTTACAGTGCTCTTCTTGGCTCTGTCACTCCACCCGTCCA CCCTATGGAACATGATGATCAGATCGAGCAGATTATCGATGGTCTCCCTGACGAGTATCGTCCTATTGTCGACCAAGTTGCCGCACGTGATACTTCACCCACCTTTGCTTATGTCCATGAATGTCTACTTAATCACGAAGCTAAGCTTCTCTCCAAGGCTACGCCACTAGCTTTGCCTCTCACAGCCAATGTTGCTACCAATCACCCACGTCAACAATCTCGTAACGGTCACTACAACAACTCCAACAAGAAGTCCTTTTCTAATCACTCCTCCGGTTCCAACTACGGGGGTGTCTCTCGCAACCATTTTCATCAGCCACTGCCCGCACATGAATCTCGTGGTTATAAAGGTCG TGGTGCTACTCACCACATGACCTCTGATTTGGCGAATCTTTCTGTTCATGAGCCTTACATTGGTGGTGAGGATGTTATTGTCGCTAATGGCTCTTCGTTATCCATTTCCCATACTGGTTCTAAACTTCTTCCCTCTCGCTTACGTGATCTTCgcctaaacaaaattttgtgtgTTCCTGACATCCACAAGAACTTGATCTCTGTTTACCGCTTATGCAATGCTAATAGTGTCTCCGTCACGTTTTATCCTGCCTTCTTTCATGTGAAGGATCTCAGTACGGGGGTTCTACTTCTTCAAGACCGAACCAAGGATGAATTGTATGAGTGGCCGATTTCGCCGCATCAAGTGACTACCTTGTCTACCTCTACTAGTTCTAAAGCTTCTCTTCCGGTGTGGCACTCTCGTCTTGGACATCCGTCTTCTTCTGTTTTAAACACTATGCTTTCAACTTTTGCAATTTCTGTTTTGG AAAGTGCTTATCATTGTCTTCATGTTCCTACTGGTCGCATCTACACCTCGAGACATGTTCAATTTGATGAGACTTGGTTTCCGTTTGCGAATGGTTCACTACCGTCGTTGGTTCCTGCTACTACTCCATCGCCGCCTCACTTGTCGTCAGTAGTCACTCCGGTTCCATTTGTGTCTTCCTTGTCTTCACCGTCTAGTAAAACCCCCGGCTCCGTCCTTCACCCGGCTCCTCCACAACCGTCATCACACACAACTCCGCTGCCATCCCAG GGATATCATCAACGTCATGGCATCAACTACGCTGATACCTTTAGTCCAGTTATCAAGACAACCACCATTCGATTGGTTTTAGATGTTGCTGTTGCTCAGTCATGGCCGCTTAAACAACTGGATGTGAACAATGCTTTCTTGCAAGGTGAGTTAACTGAGGAGGTCTACATGGAGCAACCTCAAGGTTTTGTTGATCCCAATCGACCAGACTATGTGTGTCGTTTACGTAAGCCGATCTATGGTCTTAAACAGGCTCCCCTCGCTTGGTATCTGTCCCTTCAGCAACATCTTCTCCAAACCGGGTTTAGAAATTCACTTGCCGAAACATCTTTGTTTATAAAGAAGAGTGGCTCGGTGTATGTTTATGTCTTGGTCTATGTCGATGATATTTTGGTCACTGGTAACAGCTCTGCACACATTGCTCAAACTCTAGATTCATTCGCTGCTCGTTTCTCCATCAAGGATCCAACCGACCTGAGCTACTTCCTTGGTGTCGAAGCAACTCGTACCAAAATCTGGTCTCCACTTAATGCAACGTAA
- the LOC104704371 gene encoding putative F-box/kelch-repeat protein At2g29780: MALISETSDEGSNGGNPSKKLEELHKNPKEEDDEENQSEKPQEDDLAPNPRQNPEVLIGGTVAHVRRCHYPVLYALIGFPLVSLPCWYILNRNIPRNNSLRLIRITSLPPMNPGCAVVTIGYKMYVMGGWIGLNQPASTVFVIDCRYHTCGYLPNMHRARYRAAAGVVEEKIYVIGGCEKRHDDWIEVFDVEKRTWSTVPDPSDYKSSLPEGGFVTSLVMQNRIYIMNAMRDLVYEPRQGTWQSSELGTKLMHFWRKPCCVIEDLLYSFDPRCVLRHPILVYDPNKMVWTPLKGVDRLPYLKYFECKMENLGGKLMVLGTSYIPYNDTWCIEITLERREGGEMWGTVDSVVPVLSSLNSPYIDLCRSVTF; encoded by the coding sequence ATGGCTTTAATCTCTGAAACTTCCGACGAAGGCTCTAACGGTGGCAATCCAAGCAAGAAACTCGAAGAACTCCATAAGAACccgaaagaagaagacgatgaagagaaTCAAAGCGAGAAGCCTCAAGAAGATGATCTTGCTCCGAATCCTCGACAAAACCCAGAAGTACTCATCGGAGGTACCGTCGCACACGTCCGGAGATGTCATTACCCTGTTCTTTATGCGTTGATCGGGTTCCCTCTTGTTAGTCTCCCGTGCTGGTACATACTCAATCGTAACATTCCAAGAAACAACTCATTACGATTGATCCGAATCACTTCACTTCCTCCTATGAATCCTGGATGTGCTGTGGTCACAATCGGATACAAAATGTATGTGATGGGTGGTTGGATCGGGTTGAATCAACCTGCATCGACTGTGTTTGTCATCGACTGTAGATACCACACGTGTGGCTACCTCCCAAATATGCACAGGGCTCGCTACCGCGCAGCCGCCGGAGTAGTTGAAGAAAAGATTTATGTCATCGGAGGTTGCGAGAAGCGTCATGATGATTGGATCGAAGTGTTTGATGTAGAGAAAAGAACTTGGAGTACTGTGCCTGATCCATCCGACTACAAATCTAGTTTGCCAGAAGGAGGGTTTGTGACATCTCTGGTGATGCAAAATAGGATTTACATCATGAATGCTATGCGTGATTTGGTTTACGAACCAAGACAAGGTACATGGCAGTCATCGGAACTTGGAACTAAGTTGATGCATTTTTGGCGCAAGCCGTGTTGTGTGATTGAGGATCTGTTGTATAGCTTCGATCCACGGTGTGTTCTTAGACACCCAATACTGGTATATGATCCAAATAAAATGGTTTGGACTCCTCTGAAGGGTGTAGATCGTTTGCCTTACCTCAAATACTTTGAGTGTAAAATGGAGAATTTGGGTGGGAAGCTGATGGTTTTGGGCACTTCTTACATCCCATATAATGATACTTGGTGCATAGAGATCACGTTAGAAAGACGTGAAGGAGGTGAGATGTGGGGGACGGTCGATTCAGTGGTGCCTGTGCTAAGCTCCTTGAACTCGCCTTATATTGATCTCTGTCGCTCTGTTACGTTTTGA
- the LOC104700518 gene encoding UDP-glycosyltransferase 71C1-like, translated as MGNQEVELVIIPHPFSGHILATIELAKRLISQDNPRIYTITILYWGLPFIPKADTIAFLQSLVKNEPRIRFVTLPDVETPPPMELFQEAPEAYILEYVKKMVPIVRDGLSTLLSSRDESDSVRVAGLVLDFFCVPMIDVGNEFNLPSYIFLTCSAGFLGMMKYLPERHLEIKSEFNRSFNEELNRVPGYINSVPTKVLPSGLFMKETYEPWVELAERFPDAKGILANSFTFLEPNAFEYFGGCPDNYPPVYPIGPILCSNDRPNLDSSERDRIIGWLDDQTESSVVFLCFGSLRNIPETQIKEIAQALELVDCKFLWSIRTDPKEYASPYDALPDGFMDRVMDQGLVCGWAPQVEILAHKAVGGFVSHCGWNSILESLGFGVPIATWPMYAEQQLNAFTLVKELGVAMELRMDYVSEEGHIVKADEIAGTVRSLMDSEDRVLKSKAKEIAEAAKEAVVDGGSSFAAIKRFIGDLIIADGL; from the coding sequence ATGGGAAACCAAGAAGTAGAGCTCGTCATCATCCCTCACCCGTTCTCCGGGCACATCCTCGCCACAATCGAACTAGCGAAACGTCTCATCAGTCAAGACAATCCTCGGATCTACACCATCACCATCCTCTACTGGGGACTACCCTTCATACCGAAAGCTGACACAATCGCCTTCCTCCAGTCACTAGTCAAAAATGAGCCTCGTATCCGTTTCGTCACCTTGCCCGACGTCGAAACCCCTCCACCGATGGAACTCTTTCAGGAAGCTCCTGAAGCTTACATTCTTGAATATGTCAAGAAAATGGTTCCCATCGTGAGGGATGGTCTCTCCACACTCTTGTCTTCACGTGATGAGTCGGATTCTGTTCGTGTGGCTGGATTGGTTCTCGATTTCTTCTGCGTCCCTATGATCGATGTGGGAAACGAGTTTAATCTCCCTTCTTACATTTTCTTGACGTGTAGCGCAGGTTTCTTGGGTATGATGAAGTATCTCCCAGAGAGACACCTCGAAATCAAATCAGAGTTTAACCGGAGCTTTAACGAGGAGCTAAACCGGGTTCCTGGTTACATCAATTCTGTGCCTACCAAGGTTCTGCCATCAGGTCTGTTCATGAAAGAGACGTACGAGCCTTGGGTTGAGCTGGCTGAGAGGTTCCCTGACGCTAAGGGTATTTTGGCAAATTCATTCACGTTTCTTGAGCCTAACGCTTTTGAATATTTCGGTGGTTGTCCGGATAATTACCCACCCGTTTACCCAATCGGGCCAATACTCTGCTCCAACGATCGTCCGAACTTGGACTCGTCGGAACGAGACCGGATCATAGGATGGCTCGATGATCAGACCGAGTCATCGGTGGTGTTCCTCTGCTTCGGGAGCTTGAGAAATATTCCTGAGACTCAGATCAAAGAGATCGCTCAAGCCTTGGAGCTCGTTGACTGCAAATTCCTCTGGTCGATACGAACCGACCCGAAGGAGTACGCGAGCCCGTACGATGCTTTACCAGACGGGTTCATGGACCGGGTTATGGATCAAGGCCTAGTTTGTGGTTGGGCTCCTCAAGTTGAGATTCTGGCCCATAAAGCAGTCGGAGGGTTCGTGTCTCACTGCGGTTGGAACTCGATATTGGAGAGTTTGGGTTTCGGCGTTCCGATCGCCACGTGGCCGATGTACGCGGAACAGCAGCTAAACGCGTTCACGTTGGTCAAGGAGCTTGGTGTGGCCATGGAGTTGCGGATGGATTACGTGTCGGAAGAAGGACATATAGTGAAAGCTGATGAGATAGCAGGAACCGTTAGATCTTTGATGGACAGTGAGGATCGTGTGCTGAAGAGTAAAgcgaaggagattgctgaggcGGCGAAAGAGGCTGTCGTGGACGGTGGATCTTCGTTTGCTGCCATTAAAAGATTCATCGGTGACTTGATCATCGCCGATGGTTTGTAA
- the LOC104700517 gene encoding pentatricopeptide repeat-containing protein At2g29760, chloroplastic — translation MATFSTAQPLSLPRHPNPNQQTTNNERSRHTISLIDRCTNLRQLKQTHGHMIRTGTIADPYSASKLFAISALSTFASLEYARKVFDEIPQPNSFTWNTLIRAYASGPDPVRSIWVFLDMVSESQCYPNKYTFPFLVKAAAEVSSLSLGQSLHGMAIKSAVGCDVFVANSLIHCYFSCGDLDSACKVFTTIKEKDVVSWNSMINGFVQKGSPDKALELFKKMESEDVKASHVTMVGVLSACTKLRNLEFGRQVCSFIEENRVNVNLTLANAMLDMYTKCGSIEDAKRLFDAMEEKDNVTWTTMLDGYAISEDYEAAKEVLNSMPKKDIVAWNALISAYEQNGKPNEALLVFHELQLQKNIKLNQITLVSTLSACAQVGALELGRWIHSYIKKHGIRMNFYITSALIHMYSKCGDLEKAREVFSSVEKRDVFVWSAMIGGLAMHGCGNEAFGMFYKMQEANVKPNGVTFTNVFCACSHTGLVDEAESLFYKMETSYGIVPEDKHYACIVDVLGRSGYLEKAVKFIEAMPIPPSTSVWGALLGACKIHANLSLAEMACTRLLELEPRNDGAHVLLSNIYAKSGKWENVSELRKHMRVTGLKKEPGCSSIEIDGMIHEFLSGDNAHPMSEKVYGKLHEVMEKLKSNGYEPEMSQVLQIIEEEEMKEQSLNLHSEKLAICYGLISTEAPKVIRVIKNLRVCGDCHSVAKLISQLYDREIIVRDRYRFHHFRNGQCSCNDFW, via the coding sequence ATGGCTACCTTCTCCACAGCACAACCGCTCTCTCTGCCACGTCATCCAAATCCGAATCAACAAACCACCAATAACGAACGCTCCCGCCACACTATATCTCTGATCGACCGATGTACAAACCTTCGACAACTGAAGCAAACCCACGGTCACATGATCCGTACCGGTACTATAGCTGATCCTTACTCAGCTAGCAAGCTCTTCGCAATCTCTGCGCTCTCTACTTTCGCCAGTCTCGAGTATGCACGcaaggtgttcgacgaaattccTCAACCAAACTCTTTCACTTGGAACACCCTTATCCGTGCTTACGCTTCTGGACCAGACCCTGTTCGTAGCATCTGGGTTTTCTTGGATATGGTTTCCGAGAGCCAGTGTTACCCGAATAAGTACACGTTCCCTTTCCTTGTCAAGGCCGCTGCAGAAGTTTCGTCTTTGTCTTTGGGTCAATCTCTTCACGGGATGGCGATTAAGTCAGCTGTTGGATGTGATGTTTTTGTCGCTAATTCTTTGATACATTGTTACTTCTCTTGCGGGGATTTAGATTCGGCTTGTAAAGTCTTTACTACGATCAAAGAGAAAGACGTTGTTTCGTGGAATTCGATGATTAATGGGTTTGTGCAAAAGGGTTCTCCTGATAAGGCTTTGGAGCTTTTTAAGAAGATGGAGTCAGAGGACGTTAAGGCAAGTCATGTGACTATGGTTGGTGTCTTGTCTGCTTGTACAAAGCTACGGAATCTAGAGTTTGGGAGGCAAGTTTGTTCTTTTATTGAAGAAAACAGGGTTAACGTGAACTTGACATTGGCTAATGCGATGCTTGATATGTATACAAAGTGTGGAAGCATAGAGGACGCAAAAAGATTGTTTGATGCAATGGAGGAGAAAGATAACGTCACGTGGACAACAATGCTTGATGGGTATGCCATTTCAGAAGACTACGAAGCAGCTAAAGAGGTTCTTAACTCTATGCCTAAGAAAGACATTGTTGCTTGGAATGCTCTTATATCCGCTTATGAGCAGAATGGTAAACCTAATGAGGCACTGTTAGTGTTCCACGAGCTGCAACTTCAGAAGAACATAAAGCTGAACCAGATCACTCTGGTAAGTACTTTATCAGCTTGTGCTCAGGTAGGGGCACTTGAATTAGGTAGATGGATCCATAGCTACATCAAAAAGCACGGCATTAGGATGAATTTTTACATTACAAGCGCACTGATTCATATGTATTCCAAATGCGGAGATCTTGAAAAGGCCCGTGAAGTGTTTAGTTCTGTAGAGAAGAGAGATGTGTTTGTGTGGAGTGCAATGATTGGTGGTCTGGCGATGCACGGATGTGGAAATGAAGCTTTTGGTATGTTTTATAAAATGCAAGAGGCAAATGTAAAGCCAAATGGTGTGACCTTCACCAATGTATTCTGTGCTTGTAGCCATACCGGTTTGGTGGATGAGGCTGAGTCGTTATTCTACAAAATGGAAACGAGTTATGGTATTGTCCCTGAGGACAAGCATTACGCTTGCATAGTTGATGTTCTCGGCCGCTCGGGTTATCTGGAGAAAGCTGTAAAGTTCATAGAGGCGATGCCAATTCCTCCAAGCACTTCTGTCTGGGGAGCGCTTCTAGGAGCTTGTAAGATCCATGCCAATCTGAGTCTTGCTGAAATGGCTTGTACACGTTTGCTTGAACTGGAACCTAGGAACGATGGCGCGCATGTGCTCTTATCAAACATATATGCTAAATCTGGGAAGTGGGAAAACGTTTCTGAGCTGAGGAAGCATATGAGAGTCACTGGACTGAAGAAAGAACCAGGTTGCAGCTCAATTGAAATCGATGGCATGATTCATGAGTTTCTCTCTGGAGATAACGCTCACCCGATGTCTGAGAAGGTATACGGGAAGTTACACGAGGTTATGGAGAAACTGAAATCGAATGGTTACGAGCCAGAGATGTCACAGGTTCTGCAGATcatcgaggaagaagaaatgaagGAACAATCTCTGAATCTCCACAGCGAGAAGCTGGCTATCTGTTATGGACTGATATCAACAGAGGCTCCAAAGGTGATACGAGTTATTAAGAATCTAAGGGTGTGTGGAGATTGTCACTCAGTTGCTAAACTAATATCTCAGCTCTATGATAGAGAGATAATAGTGAGGGACAGGTATCGGTTTCACCATTTCAGAAATGGGCAGTGTTCTTGTAATGATTTCTGGTGA